A single window of Vespa crabro chromosome 23, iyVesCrab1.2, whole genome shotgun sequence DNA harbors:
- the LOC124431985 gene encoding neprilysin-4-like, whose product MRYKVNDPENSGRGVDDGNNKNSELPWQCNHGDEKSDRKETRLVIIVVLLTITVITLVVTLTLQMIVFYKEEYKEMCQSEECIKTAARVLEAMNKSVDPCDDFYRFACDGWVAKHPIPQSQVSWDQLSLLREYLLQDLRILLEMSDKEDDLRPVKLARALYRTCMDTASIETLGLQPIFEVFKKIGLPTDPPLQVKVPPLDLSRIAGTTRRILGLNLLVNLYISEDIRDTTRNRIMTEQVSPAFSERYLLDPQRFQSELGEYKKYIKAMMEFAGAGNRSTSFADEILEFSTKIAKIMDTPEERRSVHHFFHDVTIDELQQLTDLRVQQWNWTRYLDGIFENTNVTVNTESERIIVMDLHYLQKLPQLLAITPPATIARFIWWSVYSAITPLTLQKFRDLGFQFSQKVFGLKEKTPRWKGCTGNVNANFGMALSYVYAQKHFNEQEREKALEMLMDIRAAFDTMVKELDWMDADTRLRAHRKLYAMRPFVGFPEWITNPEKLNKFYEGAEVIEGKLFETFLKLTDVGVKKNLNNLREKPDKNRWISTGTTVNAFYSAILNSVTFPAGILHPPFYGNGIESINYGAMGAIMGHELTHGFDDQGRRYDENGNLRQWWSDETLQHYHEKVECIIKQYSSYHLPELGNNFTVNGITTQGENIADNGGIREAYRAYQRLQARNSHQRALPGLSEYTHEQLFFLGFAQVWCGNYTNGALKSKLIEGVHAPNHYRVIGTLSNNAEFAKAWKCSTNSRMNPEHKCILW is encoded by the exons gtgaATGACCCTGAAAACAGTGGAAGGGGAGTGGACGatggcaataataaaaattcagaaCTCCCatg GCAATGTAATCATGGAGACGAAAAATCGGACAGAAAGGAAACAAGGCTCGTGATAATCGTTgtcttattaacgataactgTGATTACTCTTGTTGTTACCTTAACTTTGCAAATGATTGTATTTTATAAGGAAGAATACAAAGAAATGTGTCAGAGCGAAGAATGCATAAAAACAg CCGCGAGAGTATTAGAAGCAATGAATAAATCCGTAGATCCTTGCGACGATTTTTATAGATTCGCTTGCGATGGCTGGGTCGCAAAGCATCCGATACCTCAGAGTCAAGTATCCTGGGATCAATTGAGTCTTCTCAGAGAATATCTCCTCCAAGatttaagaattttattagaaatgtcTGACAAAGAGGATGATCTAAGACCTGTTAAGTTAGCAAGGGCTCTTTACAGAACTTGCATGGATACGG cgAGCATCGAAACGTTGGGATTACAACCGATATTCGAAGTATTCAAAAAGATAGGATTACCGACGGATCCACCTTTACAAGTCAAAGTTCCTCCTCTTGATTTATCTCGAATCGCTGGTACAACTCGAAGAATATTAGGCTTGAATCTTTTGGTTAATTTGTATATTAGCGAGGATATACGAGACACGACGAGAAACAGAATAATG ACGGAGCAAGTATCTCCAGCTTTTAGCGAACGATATCTTCTCGATCCTCAACGTTTTCAGTCAGAATTAggcgaatataaaaaatatataaaagctaTGATGGAATTTGCTGGGGCTGGAAATAGAAGTACAAGTTTTGCGGATGAAATTTTAGAATTTAGTACGAAAATTGCAAAG ATCATGGATACACCAGAGGAAAGACGTAGCGTACATCACTTCTTTCATGATGTTACCATTGATGAGTTACAACAACTGACTGATCTACGTGTACAACAA tgGAACTGGACGAGATATCTGGAtggtatatttgaaaatacaaACGTGACCGTAAATACAGAGAGTGAAAGAATTATTGTAATGGATCTACACTATTTACAGAAATTGCCCCAACTACTTGCTATTACGCCGCCTGCTACGATAG CACGTTTTATCTGGTGGAGCGTATATTCAGCGATTACGCCGCTTACACTGCAAAAGTTTCGTGATCTTGGCTTTCAATTTTCTCAAAAAGTTTTTGGtcttaaagaaaaaacgcCAAGATGGAAAGGTTGTACAGGAAACGTTAATGCTAACTTTGGCATGGCTCTAAGTTACGTCTACGCTCAAAAACATTTCAATGAAcaggaaagggaaaag gcTTTAGAAATGTTAATGGACATTAGGGCAGCATTTGATACAATGGTTAAAGAATTAGATTGGATGGATGCAGATACTAGACTACGCGCGCATAGAAAATTATACGCAATGAGACCATTTGTCGGCTTTCCAGAGTGGATTACTAATCcagagaaattaaataaattttatgaagGT GCAGAAGTAATAGAAGGAAAATTGTTTGAAACTTTTTTAAAACTGACGGATGTAGgcgttaagaaaaatttaaataatttgcgAGAAAAACCGGATAAAAATCGATGGATATCCACTGGAACTACTGTTAATGCATTTTACAGCGCTATTTTAAATTCAGTCA CTTTTCCAGCAGGTATTTTACATCCACCATTCTATGGAAATGGAATAGA atcaaTCAACTATGGTGCAATGGGTGCGATTATGGGTCATGAACTTACTCATGGGTTTGATGATCAAG GTCGCAGATACGATGAAAACGGCAATCTCAGGCAATGGTGGAGCGACGAAACATTGCAACATTATCATGAGAAAGTCGAATGTATCATCAAACAGTACAGTAGTTATCATCTTCCTGAGCTGGGTAACAATTTTACA GTAAATGGCATTACAACTCAGGGTGAAAATATTGCTGATAATGGTGGAATACGAGAGGCTTATAGAGCCTATCAAAGATTGCAAGCTCGTAATTCGCATCAGCGAGCTTTACCTGGTCTTTCAGAATATACTCACGAACAATTGTTCTTCTTAGGCTTTGCAcaa GTTTGGTGTGGAAATTATACAAATGGAGCATTAAAATCTAAACTTATAGAAGGTGTCCATGCACCAAATCATTATAGAGTAATTGGAACATTGTCGAATAATGCAGAATTTGCAAAAGCTTGGAAATGTTCAACTAATAGTCGTATGAATCCAGAACATAAATGCATCTTGTGGTAA